The genomic interval agatgtctgacaaGCCCCGCCACACTactcaaatcagctcagaccagaaaacacctcagcagagccctgTCGGcatccagattgttatgatgacattgatcgtGAGTTGCTGCAGTAACAAAGCAATCAGACGAatgggttacaggccattgTACAGGAGctgagagctgtgtccaatgttGCGCATGCGTGCCCCGCCGGGACACTCAGACCATCGTTGTGCACACgaggcagctggtcagtgctgtgtctgggctgacaatggcCGTCAATGCCCTGGCAACTGTTGGGAGTTCATACAGTGGCAGTGGTCCTTCAACTGAGCCACCGGCgaatgaagagggagggagagcacaggagatgaacgttCATTACACACGATGGACACTGGGAGACGTCGGCACTTACTGCAATGGTGGgctggaatgatccagacgtaagaaaatgcagtgttgcaaggagctcaaaaatggcattgctggatagacgatatgtctctactatttttatttctgacagaccaaatatgttgacacacGCCTGGAagattttctctctccttcgtCTGTCATTGCACCAATCACTCCTTCTCGCCACAATGACCGCAGCCATTTGTAAgtaatgctgtgccagtttgaCTGTGATTGAAATAGGTCCAATGAAAAGTCATTGGTATGATATTTCTATTgtaatgtcattttattttaatgttgaacaCTTTAGATCTCTAACATAGTCATGCAATGTAATGCACCTTGAGATACAGACAGGAAGAGGAATCAGGAAGTCAAAAAGAGAATGCTTTACCCGTTAAAGAAAATAATAGTTGATTCTAttcttctattctattctattctagatGCCATGGTGAGTGCTGGAGATATGTCCCTTCACTGAGATGACGACTTCAACaccacaaataataataataataataagaagaagaagaagaagaagaagaagaagaagaagaagaagaggaagaagaagaagaataatcaCCTCATGATAGGTGTGCCATGCATGGTCCTCATTCCCTGTGGTATTATCTTCAAAGTATTCATATCTGTCGTGAAGGTGGTTTATCATCATAGGCATAATGCACAGGATAGTCCAACCGGACCAAAGTATGGTCACAATACTTAGAGCCAATGATATGGTTACCTTCATGTAGATACAATAGAAATAGACCAAAACTTACAAATGCTGTCAGTAGTTCATAGTAAAGGGTCCACATCTATGTTAGTTGTGGATAAGAAATAGACTTTGTTATTGAAGTTCTGGTGGGATAAAACACAATAGACACAAACTACTCATTCCAGCCCTATTTGTAATTCACAggtctttaaacatgtttaggGCTGCTTTGAAAGTATGCAGGGCTTTCTTGGACTTCAAAAATAGAAAGATGTTTCTTGGAAAAGTGATTTACATTGCtgcaaaatattaaaacaggaCTTACCGTTTTCTTGCTTGGGTGGTGTTCGGTCAAAATATACAGAATCCCACACATTATAAACTACAGGAGAAAGAGCATAAAAAGCTTTTCAGTTAAAAATTTAACCTTTGAtggtttcttgtttttttttaattttccagttgataaataaacaaataccaAAACTTAAAAGTAACAAGTCACTATGCTCTGCTTATTAATAATCCTTTTGCAGTTTCACCAACCAGTAAACCAAGCAGGATGCTAGATGAGACCTCTGACAAAAAGAGGTCTGTCATGGGGTTCACCCCCGAGACAGAAATGATGAACAACGAGGAACCTATGATCAGCACTATGACCTGGGtagaaaaatatattgaaagaaTCAGATGTGGGTTATGTTTTGTGACCTAAGAAATGCAAAATTATAATTATCATAATGGAATATGGATGTTTGTGCCTTACCCCAATAATCTTAGGTTGTCCCTTAATGAAGCGGTGCAAAGGTTTAGTACCCCCCACTGTGGTGCCCTGAAGACTTGCATTATTACCACTCACGGAGTAGAGCACAGCAGACATCTTATGGGCAAACAGAGGGAAAAAGATGTGAGTTCATTTTAATAAAGACATtccataaaatattaataaaggcATGCTGTATGTTACAACTAAAGCAGTCAAGTTAAGAGTCATTCTATTCTGACTTACATCCTGATTCTAATGCTGCCATAAGATCTGTGCAATCACTACATTTGACACCAGATGTATCTTTAGTTACGACAGATTTTCTCAAGCAATGCATAATATTCTTTCCTACATTACAAGTGTACTCTTTgctgttgcatttttttcttgtcaagCCTAAAGCCATTGTACTGACATTCTATCGGTTAAAGAAACATTATGCCTGTAACTATGCAATGACCCCATGCTTCAGAAATGCTAGTTTGTGTGGAAGGAACTTCCTCCTTTTCTGTAGTCACTTTTCTGTTATAATACGATGGAACATATATTGGTTATAATAAGCTTTTTCACTCAGTTTGTGTGGGCTTTGAAACATACAACCTACAATGAATGAAAGtgcaagaataaaaaaaaaacaacaaaaaaaaacagtggaagGTATCTTCCAGTAACCAGTAAAACCAGCTCTGGATCCCATCTCAATTTGAAACCTTCAGGATCAGAATTAGAAACACTTAATTTATCCTTGAGGAAATTCCAACGTCATAGTTGCTCTCATACATGTTTTAGAAATCACAAtatatttcttatatttataATGGTATACGTAATTGTTTCAGCACATGtctgtattgtttttaaatgtattattataaaatgttcaattaaaaaaatgaaatacaaaaaatgaaaaaataaatcagaatctattaatagaaaatagaagtaggaataaaaagataaataaattagaCAAAAAAGACCACACTCagagtatttaaaaaatgaggcTGTATACAAAAAGTACAgagtactgaaaaaaaaagctatgTTGCAAAAGTTGCATAATGCTATGTGTAATATTTCAGTTGAGACTAGGCCTAGTTGGACACGATTTGCACCTTTGAGTTTAATACAACTTTGTCATGcattaatccaataaattaacTTTTTGTTAAAACgggataaaaatgtattaattctTATGATAATAATCTGCTAAAGATATAAAGCAAAATCACACATCCGGCACTGATCCATGTGGTGCATCCAGGGGTTAAATTTACTAATGCCAAAGTTCTTGCAGCAAGCAAATGGCTAAAAGAAATCAATAGTCAATGAGGGCTGGCAGAACATTTGTAGTCTTTACTCTGAAAacgttttgtttaaatgttattgTCCATTATTTTCAGGGGAAAAGGACAAAATGCCTCAAAAACGTGAAACCACGAAGATACACTCCTAACGTGAAAGAGTAAACAACTTGCTGGCTTAACTTCGGACTTTGGGACTTCAATTGTCGCACATAAAAAGGTCTACAACACAACAAGCAAATCTGTTGACACAGCACATCATTAGAAGAGAATAAAACTAAACGCCACTTGTTTGTATCGAGGAAAGCATCTAATCTTTTCTCCACCCGGAGGAAGTTGCATGCATCGATGTAAAACACCTCGGTAGAAGTGAGGTGGTAACACGACTTTCATTTAAGTGACCGTCTACCATGCATTTACAATACAACGTGAACGAGAGAggcattttctttaaaaacctGTTACAAGCAAGAGAtgtaagaaaacaaaaggagagCCAGACCTTGTACAGTCCCGCAGTTCAGTGTTTCCTCTAGGAGTGACTGACATCACGTTTCACATCTGGAGCAGCCTGGTGGGCGGTATGGGAACGAACAGTACATTCTGAGCCCAACAAAAACCCTGTCTATGGTTCTCATTGGAACTCGTGATTCAGAGCATGGAATACCGGTTCAGTGCCTCCGATTGATATGATGAAGCAGATAGTTAGTAGATTACTGAAATATGTAATTACAAAATGTTTTGCTGATGATATAAGTTACTTTGTCTAATTCGAATAAAGTTGTCGTCAGTTGCTCTTTAGTTTGTTAACTTTTACCTGCAATTGTAACATAACTGTTCAAATGCACATAAAACATTGCTTGAGAAGGTCATAAGTGAATTTGACAACTGATGATAGGAGAGCAGTGAAGGTGAACCACAGTTGCTGTTTAAGAGTTCTATTGTCATTCAGTTACTAGTTTAAATAGTACGTCAGTACCTCCTGTTACATTCACGTATAAGCTTTGAATGCATAACAAACTTGTTGCATGCATAACTTTTACTTGTAACCAGTGTCATATTATCTTTCAAGAATAGACATCAGATGAACACTATACTTTACAATACTATActttactatactatactatactatactatactatactatactatactcaGGGGTGTCGCCAGGAATTCTTGGCCCCCtaaaaagatatctcagtgggccccatcaccacagccaaccctacaaaatataacattgctgctataatactgttttatttgcattatacaaaaatatatgcttaaaactatcctggttaactgattCAAatctagatagatagatagatagatagatagatagatagatagatagatagatagatagatagatagatagatagatagatagatagatagatagataaaaagatcttttagataagataagatatgataagatattactttattgatctttattgatttatttgtccttaataaggagttttgttgtcaccgtctgtacaggcatacatgtataaacacaataaacagtgaatgaccagttcttttgttttcgaaatgttcagctgaaggtgattGTCCGTGTACCATTGTGTGAAGTGGGAGCTTAGAACAGAGTTATTGTCATTAAGGAGGGCAAGTATGGCAGTGTCATCGGagtatttgaaatatgttgtggttgttgaggGGCtgatgcagtcattggtgtagagggtgtACAGGAAGGAACTCAGGACACAGCCTTGAGGGGCTCCGGTGTTGGTGATGGTGGTTGATGATG from Notolabrus celidotus isolate fNotCel1 chromosome 3, fNotCel1.pri, whole genome shotgun sequence carries:
- the LOC117809235 gene encoding uncharacterized protein LOC117809235, producing MSAVLYSVSGNNASLQGTTVGGTKPLHRFIKGQPKIIGVIVLIIGSSLFIISVSGVNPMTDLFLSEVSSSILLGLLFIMCGILYILTEHHPSKKTVTISLALSIVTILWSGWTILCIMPMMINHLHDRYEYFEDNTTGNEDHAWHTYHEAMIVSMEVVFMLYCFAGAIIFIVMSIMAGIALRSTKSQAMVVMTAAPTETQDEQQAEEEGLNCEKMDE